DNA from Metabacillus flavus:
CGTATCCGCTTATCGGAAATTACGGCATCAATTTAGAGGATTTCGAAAGCAAACGACCTCAAATTAAAGGGGCCGTATTTTATGAATGCTGCGAAGCTTTCTCTCATTATGAAGCTGTATACAGCCTGCAAGCATACTTGAAAAAGTGGAAGATTCCGTTCCTGCAACATGTTGACACGAGATTTTTAGTGAAAAACATCCGGTCTTCCGGAACGATGAACGCTAAAATCACGTCAGTTCCCGAAACCAATGTCCCTCCAATCAAACTTCCGGAGCATTGCAGTGGAGATACATCTACACATGGTGAAGGTGCACAGCATACCGTTCTCATTGATTTTGGATTTAAAAAATCCATCCTGACTGCTTTGGTTGAACGCGGTCAGAAGGTTACCGTTCTCCCTTATGAAAAAATGGAGGCGGTGTTTGACCTTCATCCGGATGGCGTTGTTTTATCCAATGGTCCCGGAGATCCGAAACAGCTTGCAGGGTATTTACCGGCCGTTAAAAAAATCGCACGTGCCTTCCCGGTACTCGGCATCTGTTTAGGGCACCAGCTCCTTGCACTTGCCCATGGGCAGGATACTGAAAAG
Protein-coding regions in this window:
- a CDS encoding carbamoyl phosphate synthase small subunit; this translates as MKGYIKLENGLELAGELGDEAQPEAEGEAVFFTGMTGYQEVLSDPSYQNQILVFTYPLIGNYGINLEDFESKRPQIKGAVFYECCEAFSHYEAVYSLQAYLKKWKIPFLQHVDTRFLVKNIRSSGTMNAKITSVPETNVPPIKLPEHCSGDTSTHGEGAQHTVLIDFGFKKSILTALVERGQKVTVLPYEKMEAVFDLHPDGVVLSNGPGDPKQLAGYLPAVKKIARAFPVLGICLGHQLLALAHGQDTEKLPFGHRGANHPVLDRETGKVFMTSQNHSYVVKRNHGTQELNVRFENVNDGSVEGLFHPEKRILSVQFHPEANPGPRESEWIFDEYTAMMNQTGRVAIYA